The following coding sequences are from one Diabrotica virgifera virgifera chromosome 2, PGI_DIABVI_V3a window:
- the LOC114332135 gene encoding uncharacterized protein LOC114332135: MTVSVTDKTQVHIQDIEYVPNGVTEKHTTDNAEKRTSAFLYFAAVIANLNFVTLGTVIVWVSPVTSKLLSDNPDVNPLGAPITTIQLSFVGSLPQVGMVVGTLVFERVLNKFGRKICLNIFTLLLICGLVGLSFSKIIVFYYIFTFLNGMFLSGVLVGVPVYLSEITEDHNRAQLSCYMGLFMPIGNLFGFIMGPIFSVKVFTILTAFPSILSLIIFIFILPESPVYLITKNNRPAAELALNKFLEQDSLRVNKVADKIEFNLSQITKTKKANIAVIFTDRATRNGFIAACVLMILTATCGLPSIMSYLQPIFDATGTEVSGSIYAIIVGVVQVVLYFIASLLVEKWGRRPLLLFSSIASTIPLVVLGAYFHLQSIGSSFVHHITWLPVVGIIVLVVTAVIGLCSVALAYLNDVFTSNIKATAISLIYFVSGFFTAGSVFLFPIIQEQIGLAWSFWMFSIFSGLGFVFIYYRVPETKGKNILEIQEILSKY; this comes from the coding sequence cAAATCTCAACTTCGTCACCTTAGGAACAGTTATTGTATGGGTGTCACCAGTAACGTCCAAACTGCTTTCAGATAACCCAGATGTGAACCCCCTAGGAGCACCCATTACAACAATCCAGTTATCTTTTGTTGGATCTCTACCTCAAGTAGGGATGGTTGTCGGTACACTAGTTTTCGAAAGGGTATTAAATAAATTTGGACGAAAgatatgtttaaatatatttactttactTCTTATCTGCGGCTTAGTTGGTTTATCTTTctctaaaattattgttttttattatatatttacatttttaaatgGCATGTTCCTATCAGGCGTATTAGTAGGAGTTCCCGTATATTTAAGTGAAATAACAGAAGATCATAACAGAGCCCAACTTAGTTGCTATATGGGATTGTTTATGCCAATAGGAAACCTTTTTGGATTCATAATGGGTCCAATATTTTCGGTAAAAGTTTTCACGATACTGACAGCCTTTCCTTCGATCTTATCtcttattatatttatatttattttacctGAATCACCAGTTTATCTTATAACTAAAAACAATAGACCAGCAGCTGAATTGgctttaaataaatttttagaacAAGATTCTTTAAGAGTCAATAAAGTTGCAGATAAAATTGAATTCAACTTAAGTCAAATTACAAAAACCAAAAAAGCAAACATAGCAGTAATATTTACAGACAGAGCTACAAGAAATGGATTTATTGCAGCTTGTGTTCTTATGATCTTAACTGCAACTTGTGGACTACCTTCTATTATGAGCTACCTGCAGCCTATTTTTGATGCAACTGGAACAGAAGTGTCAGGCTCTATCTATGCAATCATTGTTGGTGTTGTACAAGTAGTTTTGTATTTTATAGCTTCACTGTTAGTAGAAAAGTGGGGACGAAGGCCCTTACTTTTATTTTCTTCGATAGCAAGTACTATTCCTCTGGTTGTTCTAGGAGCGTATTTTCATTTACAAAGTATTGGATCATCCTTCGTACATCATATTACATGGTTACCTGTAGTTGGTATTATTGTTTTAGTAGTAACTGCTGTAATAGGTCTCTGTTCAGTAGCATTGGCATACTTAAACGATGTTTTTACTAGTAATATTAAAGCCACAGCAATATCTCTTATTTATTTTGTAAGTGGATTTTTTACAGCAGGTTCTGTTTTTCTCTTTCCAATAATACAGGAACAGATAGGGCTTGCTTGGAGCTTCTGGATGTTTTCTATATTTTCCGGACTAGGATTTGTTTTCATATATTATAGAGTTCCAGAAACTAAAGGAAAAAATATATTAGAGATTCAAGAAATTCTAAGTAAATATTAG